Proteins from a single region of Desulfobacter postgatei 2ac9:
- a CDS encoding MFS transporter, whose translation MDLFFGIREPVSQAVARIIHRGCRAIPSNHKKVFITLFFIIFITVTGVGIVVPLLPIYAHDLGATGIYVAMIFGAFSLSRAVFLPWFGTLSDKKGRKPFILAGLLTYMLVAIAFIWTTNVEGLIAIRFIQGAGSAMIMPVVQAYVGEISNVGTEGYAMGLFNLSMFLSLSLGPVMGGVIEQIWSLDTAFYCMSVLSALGAILCLIFLPPLSKEQIRINKRAPASLTVVIRDRELAGLVVFRYAYTACIGIIWCFMPLYAGKTFGLAGGKIGLLVTAGVFVSGLLQVPMGYASDRWNRKIMVIIGGILSAAGIVYPFWAASFLDLFAGVCLFGLGGGIAMPALTALAVIKGEQRQAMGSVMAILTSAHSLGMFTGSVMAGLAMDFFSLSYAFPCGSVVMALGVLVFPVLYRRR comes from the coding sequence ATGGATCTGTTTTTCGGCATACGCGAACCCGTGTCCCAGGCTGTTGCCCGGATCATACACCGTGGATGCCGGGCCATCCCTTCGAACCACAAAAAGGTCTTCATCACCCTTTTTTTCATTATTTTTATTACGGTTACCGGGGTGGGCATTGTGGTCCCCCTGCTGCCCATCTACGCCCATGATCTTGGTGCGACAGGCATTTATGTGGCCATGATTTTCGGGGCTTTTTCCCTTTCCCGGGCGGTTTTTCTGCCCTGGTTCGGCACGCTTTCAGATAAAAAGGGGCGCAAACCCTTTATCCTGGCAGGACTTTTGACGTACATGCTGGTGGCTATCGCCTTTATCTGGACCACCAATGTAGAAGGACTTATCGCCATTCGCTTTATCCAGGGGGCAGGCTCTGCCATGATCATGCCCGTGGTCCAGGCCTATGTGGGGGAGATTTCCAACGTAGGTACCGAAGGATATGCCATGGGGCTGTTCAACCTTTCCATGTTTTTAAGTCTCTCCCTGGGACCGGTGATGGGGGGCGTGATAGAACAAATCTGGTCTTTGGACACGGCATTCTACTGTATGTCCGTACTCTCCGCCCTGGGCGCAATCCTGTGCCTTATCTTTCTGCCGCCTTTGTCCAAAGAGCAGATTCGAATCAATAAACGCGCACCGGCATCCCTGACCGTGGTGATTCGGGACCGGGAACTGGCCGGTCTGGTGGTTTTCAGGTATGCCTACACGGCCTGCATCGGCATTATCTGGTGTTTCATGCCCCTGTATGCCGGCAAGACCTTTGGCCTGGCCGGCGGAAAAATCGGATTGCTTGTAACCGCCGGAGTATTTGTCTCGGGTCTCTTGCAGGTGCCTATGGGCTATGCTTCGGACCGGTGGAACAGGAAAATCATGGTGATTATCGGCGGCATATTGTCTGCCGCGGGTATTGTATACCCGTTCTGGGCGGCTTCATTTTTGGATCTGTTTGCAGGTGTCTGTCTCTTCGGGTTGGGCGGGGGGATTGCCATGCCGGCCCTGACAGCCCTTGCCGTGATTAAGGGTGAACAAAGGCAGGCCATGGGATCCGTGATGGCCATTTTAACTTCCGCCCACTCCCTTGGCATGTTCACAGGTTCGGTCATGGCCGGCCTGGCCATGGACTTTTTCAGCCTTTCCTATGCGTTTCCCTGCGGAAGCGTTGTCATGGCATTGGGCGTTCTTGTCTTTCCTGTCCTGTATCGCCGCCGATAA
- a CDS encoding thiolase family protein: MKDVVIVSGARTAIGSFGGVLKTVSSVDLGAVVIRAALERAGLRPEVSDEMMAFAPDKLRDRGMTDLEKGYANWNTDATPIAVDEVIMGNVLQAGQGQSPGRQAMIRAGVPKETYGFTVNKICGSGLKSIAIGASSIMSGQAEVVIAGGQESMSNAPMAMTSARWGYRMEVSGKGEIYDLMVYDGLFEIFNGYHMGVTAENIAELYNISRHDQDKLSCLSHARARAAIANGTFKEEIVPVITRTRRAEVIVDTDERPMETSMEKMAKMKPVFKKDGSVTAGNASGINDGGAAVVMMSADKAKELGLTPYVKIKGFATGGVDPAYMGLGPIPAVRRVLKSTGMSISDMEIIELNEAFAAQALGCMIELNIDPEFANQLGSGISLGHPIGCTGARQMVTLIHEMKRKGYGTGLVSMCIGGGMGMAMIVENMTK, encoded by the coding sequence ATGAAAGATGTAGTGATTGTCAGCGGCGCCCGAACTGCCATCGGCAGTTTTGGCGGGGTGTTGAAAACTGTTTCATCAGTGGACCTGGGCGCCGTCGTTATCCGTGCCGCCCTGGAAAGGGCAGGGCTTCGGCCCGAGGTCAGTGATGAGATGATGGCCTTTGCACCGGACAAACTAAGAGACCGGGGCATGACCGATCTGGAAAAAGGTTACGCAAACTGGAACACCGATGCCACGCCCATTGCTGTCGACGAGGTGATCATGGGAAATGTGCTGCAGGCAGGACAGGGGCAAAGCCCCGGCAGGCAGGCCATGATCCGGGCGGGTGTGCCCAAGGAGACCTATGGCTTTACGGTGAATAAAATCTGCGGGTCAGGGCTGAAGTCCATTGCCATTGGCGCTTCATCCATCATGAGCGGGCAGGCCGAAGTGGTGATTGCCGGCGGCCAGGAGAGTATGAGTAACGCGCCCATGGCCATGACGAGTGCCCGATGGGGATACCGCATGGAGGTATCCGGAAAAGGGGAGATCTATGACCTGATGGTGTATGACGGTCTCTTTGAAATTTTTAACGGGTACCATATGGGCGTGACAGCTGAGAATATTGCCGAACTTTACAATATTTCCCGGCATGACCAGGACAAGCTCTCCTGCCTCAGCCACGCAAGGGCCCGGGCTGCCATTGCAAACGGCACGTTCAAAGAGGAGATCGTGCCGGTGATCACCCGTACCCGCAGGGCCGAGGTGATTGTCGACACGGATGAGCGGCCCATGGAAACCTCCATGGAAAAGATGGCCAAGATGAAACCGGTGTTCAAAAAGGATGGGTCTGTTACGGCGGGCAATGCATCGGGCATCAACGATGGTGGTGCCGCCGTGGTGATGATGAGCGCTGACAAGGCCAAAGAACTTGGGCTAACGCCCTATGTTAAGATCAAAGGGTTTGCCACAGGCGGTGTGGATCCCGCATATATGGGGCTGGGGCCGATTCCCGCGGTGCGCCGGGTGTTGAAATCCACGGGCATGTCCATAAGTGACATGGAGATCATTGAGTTGAACGAAGCCTTTGCGGCCCAGGCTCTCGGGTGCATGATAGAGTTGAATATTGATCCTGAATTTGCCAATCAGCTGGGCAGCGGCATCTCCCTGGGCCACCCCATCGGTTGCACCGGGGCCCGGCAGATGGTTACCCTGATCCATGAAATGAAGCGTAAAGGATACGGCACAGGACTTGTGTCCATGTGTATTGGCGGGGGGATGGGGATGGCCATGATCGTGGAAAATATGACTAAATAA
- a CDS encoding 3-hydroxybutyryl-CoA dehydrogenase produces the protein MKKICVIGAGTMGAGIAQVFAVNGYMVVLRDIEQEFVNKGISIISKNLSRLASKGKLEEVMIQPILSRIIGTTDPENAQDCDLVVEAAVENMKIKKQIFSELDNICKPSTILATNTSSLSIAEVATATKRPDRVIGMHFFNPAPVMALIEIIKGVATSDETFNAVKALALDLGKQPVQVDEAPGFVVNRILIPMINEAAAIYAEGVASAEDIDTAMKLGANHPIGPLALGDLVGLDVCLAIMDVLYEEFKDSKYRATPLLRKYVRAGRLGRKSGKGFFNY, from the coding sequence ATGAAAAAAATATGTGTAATCGGTGCCGGCACCATGGGGGCCGGAATCGCCCAGGTCTTTGCCGTTAACGGCTATATGGTGGTGTTGCGGGATATTGAACAAGAATTTGTTAACAAGGGCATTTCGATCATCTCGAAAAATTTGAGCCGCCTGGCATCCAAGGGCAAATTGGAGGAGGTTATGATCCAGCCGATTCTCTCCCGGATTATCGGCACCACAGATCCTGAAAATGCGCAGGATTGCGATCTTGTGGTGGAAGCTGCCGTGGAAAATATGAAGATCAAGAAACAGATTTTCAGTGAACTTGACAATATCTGCAAACCTTCAACCATCCTGGCCACCAACACCTCTTCCCTTTCTATTGCCGAGGTGGCCACGGCCACAAAACGTCCGGATAGAGTGATCGGCATGCACTTTTTCAATCCGGCACCTGTCATGGCGCTAATAGAGATCATCAAAGGGGTTGCCACGTCTGACGAGACCTTTAACGCTGTAAAGGCATTGGCCCTGGATCTTGGCAAACAGCCGGTACAGGTAGATGAAGCACCTGGGTTTGTGGTGAACCGAATATTGATTCCAATGATCAACGAAGCCGCCGCCATCTATGCCGAAGGCGTTGCCAGTGCCGAAGATATTGATACGGCCATGAAACTGGGTGCCAATCATCCCATAGGCCCCCTTGCCCTGGGAGACCTGGTTGGATTGGACGTCTGTCTGGCGATCATGGATGTTCTTTATGAAGAGTTCAAAGATTCTAAGTACAGGGCTACTCCACTGCTGCGAAAGTATGTTCGTGCGGGCCGGCTCGGTCGCAAAAGCGGCAAAGGATTTTTTAATTATTAA
- a CDS encoding MaoC family dehydratase encodes MSDQKKCQEFLNFIKPQIGQQIHVGPWLEIDQKRINDFAEVTGDVQWIHTDVQRAKEESPYKSTIAHGYLTLSLLPYLTESNHPDFFQKNYPGMKYRVNYGLNRLRFPSAVKAGAKIRARTTVHQVEEVKGGIQICYLITIDIEGGEKPACVAEFLARLYP; translated from the coding sequence ATGAGCGATCAGAAAAAATGCCAGGAGTTTTTAAATTTTATTAAACCACAGATTGGTCAACAGATTCATGTGGGGCCCTGGCTTGAGATTGACCAGAAACGAATTAATGATTTTGCTGAAGTTACTGGTGACGTGCAATGGATTCATACAGATGTTCAGCGAGCCAAAGAAGAGTCTCCTTATAAATCAACAATTGCTCACGGGTATTTGACATTGTCTTTATTACCTTATCTAACTGAAAGCAATCATCCTGATTTTTTTCAGAAAAATTATCCCGGCATGAAGTATCGGGTAAACTATGGTCTTAACAGACTTCGTTTCCCTTCTGCTGTTAAAGCTGGGGCCAAAATTCGGGCAAGAACCACAGTTCATCAAGTAGAAGAGGTAAAGGGCGGTATACAGATCTGTTATCTTATTACCATTGATATTGAAGGTGGTGAAAAGCCGGCTTGTGTTGCCGAATTTCTGGCACGCCTTTACCCTTAG
- a CDS encoding sulfite exporter TauE/SafE family protein, translating to MKIWPLLFKMPKHLGFWMLADTAYVFFLFFFFNALIPLSFSKFMFVHFLAIGVGSMVMFTGVGGGILWIPVLTFLEIRPSEAVAISIFTQIAGKGTGSLTYLFNGMVDVKAATAFIPMALAGVTLGFLSSFYISRGYEQLLLYIFVLIAVYLLIRTIQSLRYRISFIDTSPGINPPITYAKSYPVVILSSFFTGLLSIGNTDWLIPHMTIKLKMPTSRAVATSLLIMFVTILFYLFLAGISVWLGYASWPHGTYLLFATCSGVIVGGQIGTRLSRIPWFERYQKHTFIVFLGVSIIHLLC from the coding sequence ATGAAGATATGGCCCCTGCTGTTCAAGATGCCTAAACATCTTGGTTTTTGGATGCTGGCGGACACTGCATATGTTTTTTTTCTCTTCTTTTTTTTTAACGCATTGATTCCATTGAGCTTTTCCAAATTTATGTTTGTCCATTTTCTGGCCATCGGCGTGGGCTCTATGGTGATGTTCACCGGCGTAGGCGGGGGTATTCTCTGGATACCGGTTCTGACCTTTTTGGAAATCAGGCCTTCGGAGGCTGTTGCCATTTCAATATTTACCCAGATAGCCGGCAAAGGCACCGGCTCATTGACCTATCTTTTTAACGGCATGGTAGACGTAAAAGCAGCCACCGCATTTATTCCCATGGCACTTGCAGGTGTGACCCTGGGATTTTTATCCAGTTTTTACATCTCCAGGGGATACGAACAGCTTCTGCTGTATATTTTTGTGCTTATTGCCGTCTATCTCTTGATTCGAACCATCCAATCCTTGAGATATCGGATCTCTTTTATTGACACGTCCCCTGGTATCAACCCGCCGATTACCTATGCCAAAAGTTATCCTGTGGTCATCCTGTCTTCATTTTTCACTGGACTGTTAAGCATCGGCAACACGGACTGGCTGATTCCCCATATGACGATTAAGCTCAAAATGCCGACCTCCCGGGCCGTGGCCACCAGTCTGCTCATCATGTTTGTCACCATCCTGTTTTACCTTTTTCTGGCCGGCATCAGTGTCTGGTTAGGGTATGCGTCCTGGCCGCATGGTACCTATCTGCTGTTTGCAACCTGCAGCGGGGTAATCGTGGGCGGGCAGATCGGCACCCGCCTGAGTCGCATCCCATGGTTTGAAAGATATCAGAAACATACGTTTATTGTGTTTCTGGGTGTCTCCATTATTCATCTTTTGTGTTGA
- a CDS encoding acyl-CoA dehydrogenase has product MAQLIADRRDVDFVLHEQLDVDKLSKDERFAEFGKKTVDLIVSEARNLAIKEILPLQTISDEGCTFNAGEVKVPDAFHSVYAAYNEGEWLGMTDDPEWGGQGMPHTVAMAANEYFYGACNSFMLYNMLTHGAAKLVEKFGTDDQKRIYLKNMLSGKWSGTMLLTEPNAGSDLAAVEATAKPNGDGTYSLFGNKIFISAGEHDMVENIIHPVLARIEGAPEGIAGISLFLAPKFRVNADGSPGEFNDVVCTGIEHKMGLHGNATCSLTLGGKSGCIGTLLGQENKGVAAMFEMMNEARQMVGLQGFANASASYMYALNYARERIQSRELKAPATSKSVPIIRHPDVKRQLITMKAYVEGLRSLNYFCAMCHDLVAVSTDEEHKTHYEYLLEVLTPIVKGYGTDKSFDVCNQGIQIYGGYGFIEEFPVAQLLRDSRIFMLYEGTNGIQSIDLLGRKLSMKKGAAFNALLVEIKKTIADAKAVDGLEDLTARLEGFFSTYTEVAAALQVKSRSDEFLTAYAFSYPFMEVTGDLAMAWMLLWRAATATANKGKKKKDNIFYDGQIKTARFFINQILAATAGKMEALKACDNAVVEMDEAAFGSK; this is encoded by the coding sequence ATGGCACAATTGATTGCAGATCGACGGGATGTGGATTTCGTATTACACGAACAACTGGATGTGGACAAATTAAGCAAGGATGAACGCTTTGCCGAGTTCGGGAAAAAGACCGTTGATTTAATCGTAAGCGAAGCCAGAAATCTTGCAATTAAAGAGATCCTGCCCCTTCAAACGATAAGTGACGAAGGCTGCACTTTCAATGCCGGTGAAGTAAAAGTACCCGATGCCTTTCACAGTGTATATGCCGCGTATAATGAAGGTGAGTGGCTGGGAATGACCGATGATCCCGAATGGGGCGGGCAGGGGATGCCACATACCGTTGCCATGGCAGCCAATGAATATTTTTACGGAGCTTGTAATTCCTTTATGCTTTACAATATGCTCACCCATGGGGCAGCCAAGCTTGTGGAGAAGTTCGGCACGGATGATCAAAAGCGGATTTATCTTAAAAATATGCTCTCCGGGAAATGGTCCGGCACCATGCTTTTGACCGAACCGAACGCGGGCTCCGACCTTGCGGCTGTGGAGGCTACGGCCAAACCAAACGGGGACGGCACCTATTCTCTGTTCGGCAACAAGATTTTCATTTCCGCCGGAGAGCACGATATGGTGGAAAATATCATCCATCCGGTTCTGGCCAGGATCGAAGGCGCGCCCGAGGGCATTGCCGGTATTTCCCTGTTCCTGGCACCCAAATTCAGGGTGAATGCTGATGGCAGCCCGGGGGAATTCAACGATGTGGTGTGTACAGGCATTGAGCACAAAATGGGTCTGCACGGCAATGCGACCTGCTCCTTGACCCTGGGGGGCAAATCAGGGTGTATCGGCACCCTTTTGGGGCAGGAAAATAAAGGCGTGGCCGCGATGTTCGAGATGATGAACGAAGCCCGCCAGATGGTGGGGCTCCAGGGTTTTGCCAACGCGTCGGCCTCATATATGTATGCCCTGAACTATGCCAGGGAACGGATTCAGTCCCGGGAACTCAAAGCCCCGGCCACTTCAAAATCAGTGCCCATCATCCGTCATCCTGATGTGAAACGCCAGCTGATTACCATGAAGGCCTATGTGGAAGGGTTGCGCAGCCTCAACTACTTTTGCGCCATGTGTCATGACCTGGTTGCCGTATCCACGGATGAGGAGCACAAAACCCATTATGAATATCTACTGGAGGTCCTGACGCCTATTGTTAAAGGATATGGTACGGACAAGTCCTTTGATGTATGCAACCAGGGAATTCAGATTTACGGCGGTTACGGTTTTATTGAGGAGTTCCCCGTGGCCCAGCTGCTCAGGGATTCCAGAATTTTCATGCTGTACGAGGGAACCAACGGCATCCAGTCCATTGATCTTTTAGGACGCAAACTCTCCATGAAAAAGGGGGCAGCTTTCAACGCCCTACTGGTTGAAATCAAGAAAACCATTGCCGATGCCAAAGCAGTCGACGGTCTTGAGGATCTCACGGCCCGGCTGGAAGGGTTTTTCAGTACCTACACCGAGGTGGCTGCGGCACTGCAGGTCAAGTCCAGGTCGGATGAATTTTTGACTGCGTATGCCTTTTCATACCCCTTCATGGAGGTTACAGGGGACCTTGCCATGGCCTGGATGCTTTTGTGGCGGGCCGCAACTGCCACAGCCAACAAGGGCAAAAAGAAAAAAGACAACATCTTCTACGACGGACAGATCAAGACTGCCCGCTTTTTTATCAACCAGATCCTCGCGGCCACCGCTGGAAAAATGGAGGCGCTTAAAGCGTGTGACAATGCTGTGGTTGAGATGGATGAGGCTGCCTTTGGAAGCAAGTAG
- a CDS encoding sigma-54-dependent Fis family transcriptional regulator: protein MKTKPGPDQAKHDILGQTARIPADMMWLFTFSSLCRRAMLHTADASGLLDEIVSAVESHTPYYTVCFKSVFYPESGLESGDNCTPHSGIDDLSPFHRRCVNPKIKSLKRVTDTDFPKSVQKRLGMKSGTLATALYFPINDPCEKGGRCQVFYAPSGYVPHPLEFLVLEELSADLGKTLDRMHRNRGVEEQILELTRQKEMYHSVFENTGTGTIIIDPDMMILHVNAKFMALVGLERNEIENRMRWSQFVVPGDNEMMQNYHYGRRKGLSGIPTEYECRIFATSGDIRYIDMKVGMIPGTGRSIASFMDITKRKLAENRLRQSEAQLSDIIRTFEGLIYITSKDYRVEFMNVTLQEKAGRSGVGEKCYRLIHGLDSPCVGCRLESVLSGETRRWELKSPRDGRWYWSIQSPVYDNRGRIVKAQTIHLDITDRKRREEQISEDADLLRNENIVLRSAMKERYRFENIVGKSPAMQKVYELVVRAAASNAPVIIYGESGTGKELVARAIHNLSKRSKKQFVPVNSGAISEHIIESEFFGYRKGAFTGAEKDKEGFLGTADGGTLFLDEIGDVGPNLQVKLLRAIEGGGYTPVGSTRVIKPDLRIVAATNKNLKHLVEKGVMREDFFYRVHIIPIRLPALRERKEDIPLLVDYFLSAFGDQGQILPMGGKIMEAFFLHDWPGNVRELQNVLHRYMTLGKIDFMETSSDCGADAQEQVGFVRESHDLCGSLNEIVADFEKGIILNALEENRWQKARTALALGIHRKTLFTKMKKLGLE from the coding sequence ATGAAAACAAAACCCGGCCCGGATCAGGCCAAACATGACATATTGGGTCAAACAGCCCGGATTCCGGCGGATATGATGTGGTTGTTCACATTTTCCAGTCTATGCCGGCGGGCCATGCTACATACCGCTGATGCCTCCGGACTCCTGGATGAAATTGTGAGTGCGGTGGAAAGCCATACGCCTTATTATACGGTTTGTTTCAAATCTGTTTTCTATCCTGAATCCGGTCTGGAGAGCGGTGACAATTGTACACCCCATAGCGGTATAGACGATTTATCCCCTTTTCACAGGAGGTGTGTAAACCCAAAAATAAAAAGCCTTAAAAGAGTCACGGATACTGATTTTCCCAAATCCGTGCAAAAACGCCTTGGCATGAAAAGCGGGACCCTGGCCACGGCGTTGTACTTTCCCATAAATGACCCTTGTGAAAAAGGGGGCCGGTGTCAGGTTTTTTATGCCCCCAGCGGATATGTGCCGCACCCCCTGGAATTTTTGGTTTTAGAAGAGCTTTCGGCAGACCTTGGCAAAACCCTGGACCGGATGCACAGGAACCGGGGCGTTGAAGAACAGATCCTGGAACTGACCCGCCAAAAAGAGATGTACCACAGCGTTTTTGAAAACACGGGAACCGGAACCATCATCATTGATCCGGATATGATGATTCTTCATGTGAATGCCAAATTTATGGCCCTGGTGGGACTTGAGCGAAATGAAATCGAGAACCGGATGAGGTGGTCCCAGTTCGTGGTGCCCGGCGACAATGAAATGATGCAAAATTACCATTACGGTCGACGAAAGGGCCTTTCCGGCATTCCCACCGAGTACGAATGCCGGATTTTTGCCACCTCCGGGGATATTCGGTATATCGATATGAAGGTGGGCATGATTCCCGGAACCGGCAGAAGCATTGCGTCGTTTATGGATATTACAAAAAGAAAACTTGCCGAGAACCGCCTGCGGCAAAGTGAGGCCCAGCTCAGTGATATCATTCGTACCTTTGAGGGATTGATTTATATTACATCAAAAGATTACAGGGTTGAGTTCATGAATGTCACGCTGCAGGAAAAAGCCGGTCGAAGCGGGGTGGGTGAAAAATGCTACAGGCTGATTCACGGCCTGGACTCCCCCTGTGTCGGGTGTCGGCTTGAGTCTGTTCTTTCAGGCGAGACCCGCAGATGGGAGTTGAAAAGTCCCAGGGACGGCCGATGGTACTGGTCTATCCAGTCTCCGGTTTATGACAACCGGGGGCGGATTGTCAAAGCCCAGACCATCCATCTGGACATCACCGACAGAAAGCGCCGGGAAGAGCAGATCAGCGAAGATGCGGATCTGCTCAGAAATGAGAACATCGTTCTTCGATCCGCCATGAAAGAGCGGTACCGGTTCGAAAACATCGTGGGAAAGAGTCCGGCCATGCAGAAGGTGTATGAGCTTGTGGTACGGGCGGCCGCAAGCAACGCGCCTGTTATCATCTATGGCGAATCCGGAACCGGGAAAGAGCTGGTGGCCCGGGCGATTCACAATTTGAGCAAGCGCAGTAAAAAACAGTTTGTGCCCGTCAACAGCGGTGCCATCAGTGAACATATTATAGAAAGTGAATTTTTCGGCTACCGCAAGGGGGCATTCACCGGCGCTGAAAAGGACAAGGAGGGGTTTCTTGGGACGGCTGACGGCGGCACCCTGTTTTTGGATGAAATCGGAGATGTCGGACCCAATCTTCAAGTGAAATTGCTCCGGGCCATTGAAGGCGGGGGATACACCCCTGTGGGCAGTACCCGGGTGATTAAACCCGACCTCAGGATCGTGGCCGCCACCAACAAGAACCTCAAACACCTGGTGGAAAAAGGCGTGATGCGGGAGGATTTTTTCTACCGGGTACACATCATCCCGATCCGGCTGCCTGCCCTGCGGGAACGCAAGGAGGATATTCCATTGCTGGTGGACTACTTTTTATCCGCCTTTGGTGATCAGGGGCAGATTCTCCCCATGGGAGGCAAAATTATGGAGGCCTTTTTCCTGCACGACTGGCCCGGAAATGTCCGGGAACTTCAGAACGTCCTTCACCGTTACATGACCCTGGGGAAAATTGATTTCATGGAGACTTCGTCTGATTGTGGGGCAGACGCCCAGGAACAGGTCGGTTTTGTCCGGGAATCCCATGATCTTTGCGGGTCTTTGAATGAGATTGTGGCGGACTTTGAAAAGGGGATTATCCTGAACGCCCTGGAGGAGAACCGCTGGCAAAAGGCCAGGACGGCACTTGCACTGGGAATTCACAGAAAGACCCTGTTTACCAAGATGAAAAAACTTGGATTGGAATAG
- a CDS encoding MBL fold metallo-hydrolase translates to MSKRISPAWWPVLGLASPVLFPMLFVKNRRYKRNVEESRNLNKARIENASCLELPELEQFELTVLLEHKAAPGFLGAPGVSYVIKTNKGSILFDLGFGSEMPALAHNAAKLNFKLNQVDALVISHLHPDHMGGFKAFRNNQIAMPPAFGKGNGMACFAPAEVGADGFETEIVQGPRMLPAGIASTGPLSRSLFFMGLTEEQAIVARLKHKGMVVITGCGHPTIETIIQMAKRLSDDPIYAVGGGLHFPVTDSPLRKPGLKVQMIWGTGKPPWQKITEQDLEQTIENLNAVCPKHIFLSPHDTCDYALQRFKTSLNCQTHILESGVTYSF, encoded by the coding sequence ATGTCCAAAAGAATTTCTCCTGCATGGTGGCCGGTTTTAGGATTAGCCTCTCCGGTTCTTTTTCCCATGCTTTTCGTTAAGAATCGACGCTATAAACGTAATGTTGAAGAATCGCGGAATTTAAATAAGGCGCGGATAGAAAACGCAAGTTGTCTGGAGCTGCCTGAGCTTGAGCAGTTTGAGTTGACCGTACTTCTCGAGCATAAAGCCGCCCCAGGTTTTTTGGGGGCACCAGGCGTCTCCTATGTAATCAAAACGAATAAGGGGTCTATACTTTTTGATCTGGGATTCGGTTCTGAAATGCCGGCGTTAGCCCACAATGCAGCAAAGCTCAATTTTAAACTTAACCAGGTTGACGCACTGGTAATATCCCACCTGCATCCGGATCATATGGGGGGATTTAAAGCGTTTCGCAATAATCAGATCGCCATGCCCCCGGCATTTGGTAAAGGTAATGGAATGGCCTGTTTTGCACCAGCCGAGGTGGGAGCCGACGGATTTGAAACCGAAATTGTTCAAGGCCCCCGGATGCTGCCGGCGGGAATCGCCTCCACCGGTCCCCTGTCAAGGAGCCTTTTTTTTATGGGATTGACCGAAGAGCAGGCCATTGTGGCCCGGCTTAAGCATAAAGGGATGGTTGTGATTACCGGATGCGGCCATCCAACCATTGAAACCATTATTCAGATGGCAAAACGCCTTTCAGATGATCCCATATATGCCGTTGGCGGAGGGCTTCACTTTCCTGTTACTGACAGTCCCCTTCGCAAACCCGGCCTCAAGGTTCAGATGATCTGGGGGACGGGAAAACCGCCATGGCAAAAAATCACGGAACAGGATCTCGAACAAACCATTGAGAATCTGAACGCTGTTTGCCCCAAACATATATTTCTTTCTCCCCACGATACCTGTGATTATGCATTGCAAAGATTTAAGACTTCTCTGAATTGTCAGACTCATATCCTTGAATCCGGCGTAACATATTCGTTTTAA
- a CDS encoding enoyl-CoA hydratase/isomerase family protein, giving the protein MAYNTIIAQTLDGHVGCVTLNRAEAMNTFSSQMAEELYDALKGFEIAPDVRVILIKGAGRAFCAGIDVNELKGKTTNQYREWIEKMEAPLVLISKLKTPVIAQVQGVAAANGMGLVAASDLAIAADNIKMGLTAINVGLNCVGPVIPVARCVGQKKALELLLYGELVTADQGLELGLINRVVPREDLDEAALAWARDLAKKSPLAVKIAKSAFYASRDMPYEAQFAYMNEAFARLCDTSDAKEGVAAFFEKRPPVWQEK; this is encoded by the coding sequence ATGGCATACAACACCATTATTGCACAGACCCTTGACGGCCATGTGGGCTGTGTGACCCTGAACCGCGCTGAGGCGATGAACACTTTTTCCAGTCAGATGGCTGAAGAGTTGTATGATGCACTTAAAGGGTTTGAGATTGCCCCCGATGTCAGGGTCATTCTTATCAAAGGTGCAGGCAGGGCATTTTGTGCCGGTATTGATGTAAATGAACTCAAAGGTAAAACAACGAATCAGTATCGTGAATGGATTGAGAAAATGGAAGCCCCCCTGGTGCTGATATCCAAATTAAAGACCCCGGTGATTGCCCAGGTGCAGGGGGTGGCGGCAGCCAACGGCATGGGCCTTGTGGCGGCATCGGACCTGGCCATTGCCGCCGATAACATAAAAATGGGACTGACCGCTATTAACGTGGGATTAAACTGCGTGGGGCCGGTGATTCCGGTGGCCAGGTGTGTTGGACAAAAAAAAGCATTGGAACTGCTGCTTTACGGTGAACTGGTCACGGCAGACCAGGGCTTGGAGTTAGGGCTTATCAACCGGGTGGTACCCAGGGAAGATCTGGATGAGGCAGCCCTTGCCTGGGCCCGCGATTTGGCAAAAAAGAGTCCGTTGGCTGTTAAAATCGCCAAGTCAGCATTTTATGCATCCCGGGATATGCCCTATGAAGCCCAGTTCGCGTACATGAACGAAGCCTTTGCCAGATTGTGCGATACCAGTGATGCCAAGGAGGGTGTGGCGGCTTTTTTTGAAAAGCGTCCGCCGGTATGGCAGGAGAAATAA